A region from the Manihot esculenta cultivar AM560-2 chromosome 13, M.esculenta_v8, whole genome shotgun sequence genome encodes:
- the LOC122721556 gene encoding uncharacterized protein LOC122721556 isoform X3, translating to MQEGLAHILLVGKSVTATRSRIETSIPRKHGPAIAGYESALNKFFEHVLQAFLKHIDFSVIRCAVIASPGFTKDQFHRHLLLEAERRQLRPIIENKSRIVQAQDINRSGCASESVISSSRISIASASMVSLTGSMLFPATAPHGSTGSARFSIWSTDTTSSFCYNQRKVLCACMAPLRNIGSDEYRATKFNDSYKSKQLGTVLEPEDDSDVLIEGLPVYFIEPQHPDKFFWRGQFYGEHDDFYRFSFFSRAALELLLQAGKKTRHNSLP from the exons ATGCAAGAAGGACTTGCACACATCTTACTTGTCGGTAAAAG CGTGACAGCTACTCGATCAAGGATAGAGACTTCAATTCCTCGAAAGCATGGCCCTGCCATTGCTGGTTATGAGTCG GCATTGAATAAGTTCTTTGAGCATGTTTTACAG GCTTTCCTAAAGCATATTGATTTCAGTGTCATTCGTTGTGCGGTGATTGCAAGCCCTGGTTTCACTAAG GATCAGTTTCATCGTCACTTATTGTTAGAGGCAGAGAGGAGACAGCTGAGACCCATTATTGAGAACAAGTCACGCATAGTGCAAGCTCAGGATATAA ATCGATCTGGGTGTGCTTCAGAATCAGTAATATCATCATCCAGAATCTCAATTGCTTCTGCAAGTATGGTTTCTTTGACTGGTTCAATGTTATTTCCTGCTACTGCACCGCATGGCTCTACTGGGTCTGCTAGATTCTCTATTTGGAGTACGGACACAACCTCTTCGTTCTgctataatcagagaaaggttCTCTGCGCTTGTATGGCACCTCTGCGAAACATAGGCAGCGATGAATATCGAGCAACCAAATTCAAT GATTCTTATAAATCAAAGCAATTAGGGACGGTATTGGAACCAGAGGATgattctgatgttctaattgaAG GTCTTCCTGTTTACTTTATTGAGCCTCAACACCCTGACAAGTTCTTTTGGAGAGGGCAGTTTTACGGAGAACATGATGATTTCTATCGTTTTTCATTTTTCAGCCGTGCTGCACTTGAATTGCTTCTTCAAGCTGGCAAAAAAACCAGACATAATTCATTGCCAtga
- the LOC122721556 gene encoding uncharacterized protein LOC122721556 isoform X1: MQEGLAHILLVGKSVTATRSRIETSIPRKHGPAIAGYESALNKFFEHVLQAFLKHIDFSVIRCAVIASPGFTKDQFHRHLLLEAERRQLRPIIENKSRIVQAQDINRSGCASESVISSSRISIASASMVSLTGSMLFPATAPHGSTGSARFSIWSTDTTSSFCYNQRKVLCACMAPLRNIGSDEYRATKFNDSYKSKQLGTVLEPEDDSDVLIEGKNVYKSFGDKDILRGVSFKVFLFTLLSLNTLTSSFGEGSFTENMMISIVFHFSAVLHLNCFFKLAKKPDIIHCHD, encoded by the exons ATGCAAGAAGGACTTGCACACATCTTACTTGTCGGTAAAAG CGTGACAGCTACTCGATCAAGGATAGAGACTTCAATTCCTCGAAAGCATGGCCCTGCCATTGCTGGTTATGAGTCG GCATTGAATAAGTTCTTTGAGCATGTTTTACAG GCTTTCCTAAAGCATATTGATTTCAGTGTCATTCGTTGTGCGGTGATTGCAAGCCCTGGTTTCACTAAG GATCAGTTTCATCGTCACTTATTGTTAGAGGCAGAGAGGAGACAGCTGAGACCCATTATTGAGAACAAGTCACGCATAGTGCAAGCTCAGGATATAA ATCGATCTGGGTGTGCTTCAGAATCAGTAATATCATCATCCAGAATCTCAATTGCTTCTGCAAGTATGGTTTCTTTGACTGGTTCAATGTTATTTCCTGCTACTGCACCGCATGGCTCTACTGGGTCTGCTAGATTCTCTATTTGGAGTACGGACACAACCTCTTCGTTCTgctataatcagagaaaggttCTCTGCGCTTGTATGGCACCTCTGCGAAACATAGGCAGCGATGAATATCGAGCAACCAAATTCAAT GATTCTTATAAATCAAAGCAATTAGGGACGGTATTGGAACCAGAGGATgattctgatgttctaattgaAGGTAAAAATGTCTACAAGTCATTTGGGGATAAGGATATACTGAGAGGTGTCAGCTTCAAG GTCTTCCTGTTTACTTTATTGAGCCTCAACACCCTGACAAGTTCTTTTGGAGAGGGCAGTTTTACGGAGAACATGATGATTTCTATCGTTTTTCATTTTTCAGCCGTGCTGCACTTGAATTGCTTCTTCAAGCTGGCAAAAAAACCAGACATAATTCATTGCCAtgactaa
- the LOC122721556 gene encoding uncharacterized protein LOC122721556 isoform X2: MQEGLAHILLVGKSVTATRSRIETSIPRKHGPAIAGYESALNKFFEHVLQAFLKHIDFSVIRCAVIASPGFTKDQFHRHLLLEAERRQLRPIIENKSRIVQAQDIKSVISSSRISIASASMVSLTGSMLFPATAPHGSTGSARFSIWSTDTTSSFCYNQRKVLCACMAPLRNIGSDEYRATKFNDSYKSKQLGTVLEPEDDSDVLIEGKNVYKSFGDKDILRGVSFKVFLFTLLSLNTLTSSFGEGSFTENMMISIVFHFSAVLHLNCFFKLAKKPDIIHCHD, from the exons ATGCAAGAAGGACTTGCACACATCTTACTTGTCGGTAAAAG CGTGACAGCTACTCGATCAAGGATAGAGACTTCAATTCCTCGAAAGCATGGCCCTGCCATTGCTGGTTATGAGTCG GCATTGAATAAGTTCTTTGAGCATGTTTTACAG GCTTTCCTAAAGCATATTGATTTCAGTGTCATTCGTTGTGCGGTGATTGCAAGCCCTGGTTTCACTAAG GATCAGTTTCATCGTCACTTATTGTTAGAGGCAGAGAGGAGACAGCTGAGACCCATTATTGAGAACAAGTCACGCATAGTGCAAGCTCAGGATATAA AATCAGTAATATCATCATCCAGAATCTCAATTGCTTCTGCAAGTATGGTTTCTTTGACTGGTTCAATGTTATTTCCTGCTACTGCACCGCATGGCTCTACTGGGTCTGCTAGATTCTCTATTTGGAGTACGGACACAACCTCTTCGTTCTgctataatcagagaaaggttCTCTGCGCTTGTATGGCACCTCTGCGAAACATAGGCAGCGATGAATATCGAGCAACCAAATTCAAT GATTCTTATAAATCAAAGCAATTAGGGACGGTATTGGAACCAGAGGATgattctgatgttctaattgaAGGTAAAAATGTCTACAAGTCATTTGGGGATAAGGATATACTGAGAGGTGTCAGCTTCAAG GTCTTCCTGTTTACTTTATTGAGCCTCAACACCCTGACAAGTTCTTTTGGAGAGGGCAGTTTTACGGAGAACATGATGATTTCTATCGTTTTTCATTTTTCAGCCGTGCTGCACTTGAATTGCTTCTTCAAGCTGGCAAAAAAACCAGACATAATTCATTGCCAtgactaa